The Dictyostelium discoideum AX4 chromosome Un chrUn_00024, whole genome shotgun sequence DNA window ATTATGTTATCATCCATTTCAATCATTGATATTGAATTGATAATACCTGACCATCTACCTGAAAGTTCATTATCTGATGCAACTTCAACTGCATCACCAACATTgtatatttctttattatttttaattgatgagtGAAaagttatatttttataattttgaaataatgaatctaatttaatttttatgttATCTAAATTATctggattttttattttgtatcTGGCGTGGCGGACCTATATGCTAAAGAATACACCAGTTTTTAGGGCATACCTTAAAAGTTTCGTAACAGCAAAACGATTATTGTCAGCAACCTAATCTAGTGCCCTGTACCCCCCTTATTGACTTAATTAGTAAAACGTCTACGATGGACTCATGGCCATTAATAGCAACAGCTCCTAGTGcataattaattcttttttggaAATGGCCATTTTCAACAGCACATTCCAATGCATCATTGATGTTTTTTTGCATTGCTCCGACTAATAAGGGTTTAGTAGTACATACAAATCATCTGCTAGGCAGTCTGCAGTAGTTGGGTGATTATTGCTAATAGCCAATTTTAATGCCTCCCACCTATCTTCTGCTGTAGATGATTTGTCAAAGAGGAACGCAACAATGGCATCATGGCCAAGCATAGcagtattttttatttccttaCCCATTTGTGCTTCTGGCATCTTTCATAGGAAGAGTTTAATAATCGAGAGGTAACCATGCGCCACATCATTTCAGAATGCTATATTGTGTTGTTCCGTTACCTTATTCGAATCTAACATGAACTTTACAATAGATATGCGCTCATTCTTGAAAGAAGATCGGGAAGAGCGATTCGGCTATGGTATCTTCTGTTGCCCTATCTAATAAGAACTCCacgataaaaataattattctgTATAGTCGCGATTACGAGGGCcctatttatattttctagTGTAGCATTATTATCTAAACTTAACTTTTGTTCTACAATAGAAAGATCATTGTTTCTATCTGCGAAATGTAGTGGTGTTTGTCCAAGATAGTCTTTTGCATTTACATCAGCTCCCTTGTTAAGGAGGAGTTGTATGGCTCCTTCTAATCTAGCATAATGGAGCGGAGTTCTGCCTCGATGATCTGTTTTGGTTATATTTTCACCTTTTTCTATAGTCAGTTTTACTTTTTCTACTGTTTGAGTTGTTATCGCTATTTTGATCAAAAAGTTTGATCTCGGTTCGAATTTTGTCTCTCAACAGGTTGATTCTTAAAAATCAAGTCTAAACTCATTGGATGCTTCGTGACTATAtctatatatttaattaaaaatttaatttattaaattatattttatattaaatatatatatatatattatgaatatcatttattcatttgaatttcccaaatatttaagataattttttagaatgttctagaacattcgaagaataaaaaattttcgaaagaaaagtaaaaatttcgAACCGGCACAATGACGCGATCATTGTGTAAGGTCgaaaaaactgaaaaattcCGAACCGACACTATGCAAAAAGTTGTGAAGGGTCGAAAACTCTTAATTTTTTGAGTTTTGCgaaatttttaagaaaataaaaacgtATAAATAGTGGcactaaaaactaaaaaacaatttgatttatgGAATTCCGACTAAGTGCGGATGGGATGGgactaatatatatatatatatttaatataaaatataatttaataaattaaatttttaatttatattatcatatatatatatatatatattatgaaaTTTGGACGACAGTATTTAAGAAACCACCAGATTTTTCACCAATGATTCTTTTATCGTAGAAGGTATCTACAGTATCATTTGATTTCCAACGACCCATCTTCTTGACAACGTGGAACGGAACGTTATTGGACAACAGCAGAGAAGCCATAGCGGAACGGGTAGAGTGAGATTTGAACTTGGCAATATCAATGCCTGACTTTGAGAGTGTTGATAatacaattgaattaatatcattaactTGGAGCGGTTCACCCTCATTCTTAATAAAGACAGAGTCACCCGAATGGGGCTTTCTTCTTCCTTTAGAGGCTCTAAGGTATGTTGCAAGGTGGCGAACAGGGCATACTTGAGAGTTTGTATCATCTAACCATGTTAATTCTAAGATTGAAACAACACCACTTCTTTGTTCTTTAGCATTAATAACTGGACCTTTGATTGAGTCAGTAGTATTAATGAGACCTTTGAACGACCACTTCACCAAGTCTGATGATCTTGCTAAACCAAACTTTTACAGAGAACAAGTGTCTTGTTTAATAGCGCAGTGTATGTGTACTTAGGGATGACTTTGATAGTAGATAAGTGCTTGAATACTTGGTTTGCATCCCATATCTCTTTATACTTTGCAGATGAAGGACGCCACTT harbors:
- a CDS encoding hypothetical protein (Slime mold (D.discoideum) transposon DIRS-1, complete, clone SB41) — its product is PVRNQTDVVNDPFITRIMTGIHKWRPSSAKYKEIWDANQFGLARSSDLVKWSFKGLINTTDSIKGPVINAKEQRSGVVSILELTWLDDTNSQVCPVRHLATYLRASKGRRKPHSGDSVFIKNEGEPLQVNDINSIVLSTLSKSGIDIAKFKSHSTRSAMASLLLSNNVPFHVVKKMGRWKSNDTVDTFYDKRIIGEKSGGFLNTVVQIS